The Tenrec ecaudatus isolate mTenEca1 chromosome 13, mTenEca1.hap1, whole genome shotgun sequence genome segment CTCAGCCGCAGGACACTTGGGGCTGGTTTGGCCCCTCCCAGCACCAGTGGAAGGCATCCCACAGGAATGCTAGGGGTTAGCACGAGTAAGTGGTCCCCTACCACCCACGCTCCCTTCTCCTTTGGAGCCTGTTTGAGGCCCCTCCTCACCCTCAGGACAGAGTGGAGTCAGCACATCcagatctgctgtgagcaggagggccttgcaggtgggggtggggctggtctCTGGGGAAGAGATAGGTCCCCCAGTCTCTGAACCCAGAGAACCTGGAGCAGACCGCTGTCCGGCCTTGCCACTGACAGCGTGCACGTGTGGGACAGCCTGAACCTCACGTCTCCCTTCAGGGGGACAGGACCTGACCGTCCATGGGGGAGGCAGGGCCCGTGGGAAGGTGCCGACAGGTGGGCGCActggaggcctggccttcccctgagatgaGGCAGGACTTGCCCTGTGGGAATTGGCTGGAGAACAGCCTTCTGCCAACGGTCAGCGCTGCCCCAGCTCCCGGCCGCGTCCTCCCCTCGGGCCACCCCCGGACTGGGGAAACAGGAACACTTCTTTTTTAGCCCCAAGATGAATACGACCAGACGCTTTGAGCGGGGACTTGCCACAGGCCACCGGGCACGTGACAAGAGCTGTAGCAACGTCTCCCTGGAATGAAGAACGGGGCTGGGGGCTCTTCTCCTACAGTCCCCTCTGCCTCAGCGCTCTCTCTTCTTGATCACTGCCAGGCCCCTCTGGTCCCTGGCTCTCACACCAGGGGGCAGTCCCAGACTGTGGGTCCTGGGTTGGTGCCCAACCTGAGGCTCCCTGTCCCATCGACCCCCCTGCTGCCACCAGTGTTCAATAGGGCCAGGCGGTCTGGCCTGCGCACCCCTCACTTCTCCCCACCCAGACTAAGAGCCGCGCCTTAAGTGGAACCTttttcctaaacctaacccaaaccctaactctaaccttatctacagcactaaccctaacctgatcCCTAACACCTGAACTCACAATCCTAAATTCTGACCCTAATCCTGTACCctatccctccccctctcctgccaCAGTGCAGTTTGGCTCCTGGTAGGTTTCAGTTCTCTGCAGGCCAGTTCCATGAAATGACCTTTGTGGTGACAGGCAGTTGCTGCTGTCTGTCCTGTGGAAGTCTCCTCCCCTCCAGGAAGAGCCTCAACCAGTCTCTCCCTCAGTTCTCAGAGGTGGCCTGAGGAGGGTTCTGCCTCCCCAAACCCTCTCTGTCAGTCCTGACGCCACTCCCCAAGGGGCTCCAGAGTCCTGTCCTGCATGGTCTCAGGACACTGGGATACAGTGTGGGCCTCTCAGAGTCCTGGACAGGGCTCCTTGACGCCCCTGGAGATGGAGTGAGGGGCACCTGGCTCAGAGCTCCTGATGGGGCCCAGGGACCCTCTAAATGCCCGAAAATGCTCTCTCAGGGGAGTCATGCCCACAACACTGGAGTCTCATATCCCCATCGCCACCTTCCTGTGTTCATGTCCCAGGGCCAGCAGCGGGGTCCctagtcctggggggtgggggaaggggacacAGAGAGGCGCCTTATTCCTGATGTAATTTTGGCAGAAGCCAAGGAAAAGGTCCATGACACACAAACTCagagcacacagaaagccagagaGGGTCTCCCTGAGGACTCTCCTGGGGATGGCCTACGGATCCttcaagccccaggcccagcagtTCCCCACCCAGAGGGACGGAACACGGTGGGAAGTGGGGTCTGTCAGCCTCATCTGTGAAAGGTTGTCTCACCCCAGACTGCCATGTCCCCCTGGCCTGGTTGCCACAGCGTCCCCTGGGAAGCCTGGCAGGAGGCTGACAGGAACATCAGACGATAAGGGGTCCTTGAAGGTATCCCCAGGCAGGTGGATCCCAGGACATTTCACTGTCCTTGGACAAGTTTATCCTCATGGAGGGCCCTAGAGGAGGGGCATCAGAGACCCAGGAAAGAGACTCAGGATGACATCGTCCTAGTTTAGCTTGTTTATTTGTGTAGCATCTCTTATCTTCAGTTAGTGACTTTCTGACTCAGAAAAAGTTGACATTCTCCCAGAGAGGCTCTCCCAGTGTCCCAGGCTCACACTCAGGCACTGCATTGAGGGCTTCATGTGGGTCCAGCTCATTGGGAAGTGGACCCAGTGACTGTGGCAAGACACGGCAATCCTTCTGGTGGTACATCAGCATATATGCGGTTCTGGGGAAACCAGGAGAAACAAGTGGGGCAAGGAAGAGGGTGGGGTCATGAGCATTTGGTCAAATGGCTGGGACATGTTGGGAGCCGGCAGGACAGTGGTCTCGACCCAGGGGTCCTTAGCGAACCTCTTGCCCCAAACAGGGGAGTCTTGTGCCTGCAGGTGCAGTGTTGGCTCAGAGGATGACCTGGGCTGGGAAGACCCTCTGCTCGCCCCCCAGGGGTGAACCAGGTGACCAATCTGGTCCTGCCCCCAGGCACCCTTCACTTGGTCTTAAGTCGGGACCCCCACTATGCACTCTCTACCAAGGAGCATGTGGATGCTGGTCTCTGGCtgctcagccccacccccaagagTCCCAGGAACACAGGTTGGACCTACCTGCTCTCAGCAGGGTGTGTGGTGAGCTGAaacaaaggaggaggaggggctggagaagaatgctcTGCTGAGGGGTCAGGCACCTCCTCTCCCAGATGCAGGCCATGTGGGGACACTTGCAGGGATATAAGAAGGGCAGGATGGCCCTTACTTGGGTCACACAGGGTTTGGCACGGTCTTCTCATACTTCAGGGGGCTTCTCTTGGGATTCCCAGGAGAAGAATAGCTGAGTGTAATGGGGACCTGCACTGCAGTGCTCAAGATCCCCACTAGGAATGTGGGGTCCTATTCCCTCTCTGGAGAATGTTCAAGGAGTAAGGGTCCCCCGACAACCTATGCATATACACCTTGGGTTGTGGGGTGAGGGCACCCAGAAAGGACCACTGTTGACTTCCTCCTTAGCGCTGGTGGGGCTGCGGGGCTCCCAGTGCTGTATGTCAGAGTCAGGAGCTTAGTAGCCAGCGAGCATGGCATGCACTGGCTCACAGGAAGCAAGGCAGGCTCAGGCTCATGGGGACTCACTAATGGGCAGTGCCACTTTCACCCAGGCATAATGTGGGGAAGGGAGTGGATGGGGCACACACACTCCTCAGTGAGCACAGGGCTGCCCGTGTGCACCCAGCTCACTGGCTGCTCCGTCCCTGGCACAGGCCGCACCCGGAGACTCCGCACCTGCAGGGACACTCCCCAGTCTTCCCAGGCCGTGTCCTCCAGCACCTGGATGCCCTCAGCTCCCAGTTCAACAgattctccctcccctgcccctaccTGGTGGGCTCACTCTGAGCCTGGAGGGTCTGCAGGTCTGTCTGAGTCTGAGGAAACTGGCTGGGTGCCTTGCACACTGAGACCCCTTAATTCCCAACATCTGCATGCAATGTCTACCTACACCCACAAGGCACCCTCAATGTGGGGTGAATTTGGGAATAAACCCCTTCCAAAGGAGGAACTCAGAGTCCGTTGGGCTTGCCCGACACCGCACAGCCAGCTGAGGGCACAGCTGGGATTGAGCACCCGGGCCCGAGAGCTTCAGGCAGTTGTGCACCACACAGCACCTCATGGCCATGCTGGGGGATGCCCTGGAAGGGATATTTGTGCAGTCGGCCTGTGCCAGCATTGCTGCCTGAACAGCTTAGGCCAGCACAGCCGGTGTGGGTCACAGTGCGCGCTTACCTCCACACTGTGATCTGAAAACCTGTACCAGCGATGGTCCTCGGAAGGCTTTATGTCTGCCACGTAATGCCCTCCTGTGACATCCCCGAAATGGTGACAGACGGCAAAGAGGTCATAGGACTTCTTGTCCTGGAGAGAGAGCCACAAGCTCTAAGCCCCAAGCCTGTGAGTTGGTGGGAGACTAAGGGACACCGCTGCCTTCATCCTCCACCACCAGGCCCCTCCTCTGCCTGCCCTGCACCCAGAAGCACAGTTCCTGCTTCAGGCCCCTTCAGGTGACAGATCACAGGTTGTCCCTGGGGATGAGCAgagggtgggaaagagagagaaaaagagtggGATATTTCAGGTTTGCTGCTTTGCCTCCACATCTGTGATAAGCACTTCAGTCTGGAGACACTACAAACAGAGAAGAGATCAGCTCACTGAAGCGACAGTCCTGTCTGGGACTTCCTACTCCTCATCGCATGGAATGTCAGCTGCGCCCAGCCTCCTGAGAGAGAGCCTCTTCTGCTCACAGAGCGCACACAATCTCTCCTGCTGTGTCCACTGCACATTCCCACCTCACCGCTGAATGCCGAAAACGGCTCTTGAGAGTTGGAACATGTAACTCAAATGACAAGGGGTGGAAACCTGCCAAGAAGTAGCCCCATACGTGATGCCGATGTCGGAGACCAGGACTTCAAAGACCTATCGTGCACATGTTAAATGTGTAAGAGCAGGAGGCTCTGAGGCCTGATTAGGGGGCATGTCAGCAAGGACAGGGAAACCTGGACCGAGAACAAGTGAAGTTCTGAGAAATATCATATGTGAGACCGAATCTACTGGACGGATCTAAGAGCACAACAGACAGAGCAACAGAAAGCACCAGTGACTCACAGTCAGCTCAGTCCACAATATccagatttgggggggggggggagagagagagagagagagagagagagagagagagagagagagagagagagagagagagagagagagagagacagctagAAGAGGGTCAGACACCTATGGGACAATTACAAACATTGGAAATTTCAGAAAGGCCGACCTGAAGCAGAAACTCAAGAACCACCCACATTGCAGCCCCCAGGAAATTCAAGACAAGCCCACTCTGGTTACATTATGATCCCGCTGCTGAACcccagagagaaggaaacagaaCACTAAGAGGGTGGGATAGAGGGGACAGTGCATCCCGGGAGCTACTGCAGACTTTTCATCAGAGGAAGGATGACCAACAACGATGGAAAGAGCCCCAGACCCCAACTGAGGTTCCCGCTGAGCCTGcacctgactcagagggaccagaGCCTCTTCTCTGGAGCCCGGCCCTCCCTGACCTGTAGGGCTGGGTCATGTGGGGCCAGAGGCCACCAGTGAGCAGGTGGGTCACAAGAGACCCCAGCTCAGCGAGGTCAGCCCTTGTGCTCCGTGTGTGGCCTTCgggcatgttggagcagtgtaGGGACACCCTGCCCCTCCCTTCTCTGATGTCCCTGAGCCTGGGCTGGGGGACTGGATCTCTTCAGCGCCTCCGCACTGGGTTTTCCACAATCAGATTGAAAATGTTCTCCCTCCCCATCCATCCCTCATGGCTGCTGAGGGAGAGGAGTGCCTAGGGGACAGGGGCTGCCAGGCCGGCTCCTACGCTTGAGCTGGGCCAGGGCCCTGGTCAGGAGGCAGCCGGGCAGAGAAGGCATGTGCAGTCCCAGGACCCCGTCTTACTTGAAACGGTAGGCTCAGCGTGTCCGGCACAGCTACGGGGTCCCACTGCTTCCTGAGGCGACCCTGGTAGAAGGCGCACCTCTGCAGGAAGATGACCAGCACGCGCGGCAGGCTCCGCAGGCAGAGTGTCTGCACAGTCAGCACAGTGCTCCTCAGCACAGCCGCTCCATGGATGCCCTGCTGctctggctcctccagccccctgCCACTGAGGCCAGGTTCCCTGAGTGCCTGCAGCCCCTACCCAGTGTCCTCAGCCTGCCTGGCAGGGTCCCCGCAGCTGCCTCTCCCCTGGGAAGGGTGGGAATGGAGGATCGCTAGCCCTGGGTACAGACCAGGGTGCAAGGAGCGTCCCCAGGGCTTGCTTCCTTGAGGGGCATCTACAGGAACCCCAGACCCCAGGACAGCCACCATGAACGTGCAGAAAGGCAGGGGGCTCCCTGGATGCCTCCCCCTCGGGCTCCAAAGCACCTGAGAACTCGGGGGCTGCTCTCCAACCTGACACTGGCTGTGACACCCTCGTGTCTCTTCTGGGGGGACCCTAGTACTGCTCTGTGTCTGTGTTCAGTGAGGATCTGTAGACATGTTTGATCAGGGTGTGCAGGGCGCCGAGGCCTCTGCCTGAGGCATGAGGGTACCGACCTCTAGTACCCCTCCTTCGCAGCCCCTGGTCCCCGGCCAAGTTCAGGTAGCCATGGGGCCAGGCTGAGCAAGGGTCCAGGATGCACTGCCAGCTGCTGCCCCTTTAGAGGGGACACCCAGGAATGAGCCTGAGCTGCCCTATCACAGGGCTCTGCCAGCTTCCAGCAGGGCCTGCCCCAGCCCTGACTGCTCCCTCTGGGGTCCGGGTCAGACACTGCAGGCACCCGGGCGCCCCTGCTGCAGCTGTGAGTCGGACAGGCTGGGTCCTGCTCTGACTGGGACCGGCCGCACTCACCGAGCAGGAGTCCTCTTTGTGGTCACACTGCTCACAGAAGTACTGGTTGTCCCCAGTGAACCACTCCTCCTGGAACAGCCCCTCCACAGCCTTGTCCTGGGGACCAGAGGGCAGCTCCAGCAGGGGGAGGAGCCCATGAGGCCCCTGGGCAGAAGCCAAAGGCTCAGCTGAGGCTActcatggggtgccacagcaGGGCCCGTGTCTCCTCATGTGACCTCTGCCTGTGGCAGCAGGGGCACCAGGCTGGGACACCTGGGAGAAGCATTGTCCCGGGATGTGGCGTGTGTGAGTCAGGCCAGGAGCGGCAGGGTGGCCCTTACCAGGGAACATGAGGTACCCGAGGTTCCCTGCGGGACAGGCACCACAAGGAAGAGCCGGGTTTCCTCCAGCCCCGTCTTGGTCTCACAGCCCTGGCACTGGGTGACTTGCTCCAGGGTCATCTGGAAGAGCTGAGAGGGAGCGTCCACTGATTGTGGGCAGCAGGACACTGTGGCCACAACGTGGGTGCAGGGCCACAGGGAGGGGGCACTCTCCCCACATTCCTGAGGGTTTTCTGATGCTCACCCAACCTCAGGCCCTGCCCACTCGGCTGCCTACCCCCATAGCCTGAGGCTGCAGCCTCAGCAAAGCCCTTTGGGAACAGGGctccggagcccagatcagcGGGTCTCTGGCCTGGCCCCATCACTGTGGCAACATCTCCCTCATCCCTCCTCTAAGTGCCCCATTGAGCCCCCTAGCCCACATGTGAAGGGACCTTCTCACCTGGCCTTAAGCAATGCCCGCTGCCCACCTGGGGGCTGAAATCTGAGTCTCTTGtctcttttatccctccctcaggggctgccctgggtctaCCTCCCAGCTTCCTGTCTAGGCAGGGCCAATGGTTCTGTCCCTAGAGACGCTGGGGTGGCTTGTGGGCTCCCAATTCATTTTTGTACTTGTTGTCCTGGGGGTACCTGGCTCCCCCACTCTGCCCAGATTCCCCAGTGTTACTTCAGCCCCCTCTTCCCATTTGTCATCTGATCTACTCCAGACGGCTGCCTGCACCTATGCCGCATGCTGCAATATGGTCCCAGCGACCGCATCCCATTTCTCAGCTGGAAAACCAGGGGCCCTGGGCACTCATGgctgtggggggagggaagggagcccCTGAAGCCCACCCCATTCCCATGCCCCTCACCTGCCTCAGCTCCCTCCGCTCAGTAGTCATCCTGGTCAACAACATTTGGAAGAACATCAGGGCGTCCTCCTGGCGGTGCACTGCCAGATGGAGATGGGGACAGGACAGGGTTCTGGCTGAGCCACTGCCCTGCCCACTGCCTCCAATCCTCTGCTCCTCCAAGTCCCAGTCTCCCCAGGGTGGCCTCCCCAGCAAGGTGCAGGTGGGAATGCTGGGCACAGACAGGCAGTGctggagctagtggtgagaagggCAGCCCGGGCAGGGACCAGGGGCTGTGGGGagcagccccagctctggggtgCCTGTCCCGCCCAGTCAGCTCTCACCATCCCTGAGCCCTAGGCAGCGGGTGATGGCGGTGGTGGACACAGGTCCCTGGTCCTCCTGCAGGGCCTCAAAGAGCCTGCGCAGCTGTGTGATGAGGCTGGACTCTCCCTGGTCCTCGCATCTGCAGGGGTCCAGAGAGAAAACAAGGCCAGGCTCTGCTGAGAGTCCCTGCAGGGTGGCCACCAGCCAGGCCTGTCTCCTCAGACCCTGCGGGGCTACTTccaccctctgcctctgtggGACCAGGCCACCCAGCTGCAGTCAGCCAGGGACTGCTCCTGGCCTCTtctaggcagggggtgggggagagtgcaGGCCCTGGGGTCTCAGAGCAGAGCTGGAGGACCCTGCAAGGGAGGAGGAGCCCTCTCTACTGCCACTCACCTGGTGGCCCTGCTGGGAGTTGAGGTTTGAAGGAGCCAGACCCAAGTGACCTGTCCCTCTCAGCTCTCAGCTAGAGGTCCAGCCCACCTGGTGGCACAGACTCATCCCCATAGTCCTAAACCTGCCCCCTTCAGAGCTGGAGAGAGCACTGGTACCTAGAGGCAGCAGCAGTACTCAGCTCCAACCTCACTCCCTGCCTGGAGGAGTCAGTGCCCACTCACAGCACCCCTGCAGGACTGGGTGAAGCGGCCCCTGGGGGTTCCCCAGACTCTCACTCTAGGATAGTAGAATGccctgcctggtggtttcaacctgctgaccatgGGCTTAGCAGCAGCACAACAGATAAGCACTAGGGCACAGGGCTCCTGGGGTCTGCTCTGGGGGGCCCCGAAGCCGATATGCCAGGTGATGTTTGAGGACCAGGGGTCctgcagcccccccacccctcagagcCCGTTTGCctgtccctcctctcccctccccgagGCTGCCCCACCTGCGGACAGCGTCCCGGAGCTCCTGCGTGAAGAAGAGACACTGAAGGATGCTGTTCAGGTAGCAAGTGGCACCCTGGTTGATGAGACCTGTGTACCCTGCAGAGAGGACCACGGGGTGGGGTCAGCTGCAGGCTCAGGCAGATGAAGTCGGCCAGGGGCCAGCCTGGTGATGGGggctggggcaggagggagggctaGGGTCATTCTATGGCCTTTCTAGCTCCTGAACCCCAGTCTAGCCTGGCCCCTGTCTGGGAGACTCACCTGGGTGTTGGGCCCTGGCATTGTGGTGACCTTTGacatcatcttcctcccaagtctTCTGTCTGGCCGTCTTCTGGTCTTCCCCTGAGCTGCCCTCCTGAGAGCCAGACAGGCTATTCTTCCCACGTTTCTGGAAGGAGCAGAGCAGAAGGGGGCAGTCCATGAGTCCAGGAAGGGCAATCTTTGTACTCTGCATTCCAGTCCCTCAGACATCCTCTGAGTGGGAAGTACGGTGAGCCCAGAGATGCCAAGGCATGGACTACGCCCCCAGAGGTCCAAATCAGAGAGTGCTGGCACCCGGGTGCCCTTGCGCACAGCTGGGAGTCTGAGTCATGTGGTCTCGCATGTCCTGCTCTGACTGGGACCGGCCGCACTCACCGAGCAGGAGTCCTCTCTGCGGTCACACTGCTCACAGAAGTACTGGTTGTCCCCAGTGAAGCACTCCTCCTGGACCAGCACCTCCACAGCCTTGTCCTGGGGACCAGAGGGCAGCTCCAGCAGGGGGAGGGGACCCAAGCTGTCCCTGAGCAGAGGCCAAAGGCCCAGCTGAGGCTGCTCAGGGGGTTCCAcagtggggcccgtgtctcctcacAAGGCCTCTCCCTGTAGCAGCAGGGACACCAGGCTGGGACTCCTGGACGAAACACTGTCCCAGGAATCAGGTGGATGAGGCAGGACAGGAGTGGCAGGGGGACCCTTTCCAGGGAGAACAGAGTGACCATGGGGCCCTGTAGGTCAGGCAACCCAAGGAACAGACTGGATTCCTCCAGACGAGTCTTGGTCTCACAGTCCTGGCACTGGGTGACTTGTTCCAGGCTCATCTGGAACAGCTTGGAGAGTGCGTCCACTGAGTGAGGGGGTCAGGACACTCTGGTCACCTCATGCATGCAGGCCACAGGGAGGGGACACACCCCCCATGCTCCTGGGGTTTTTCTGATGCTCACCCAACCTCAGGCCCTGCCCACGGGACTGCGCGCCCCCAGTGGCAGGACAACAGACCGCAGCTCAGCGAGGTCAGCCCTTGCACTCCTTGTGTGGCCTTCaggcatgttggagcagtgtagggacaccctgcccctcccctctctgctgtccctgagcctgggTTGGGGGACTGGCCCTCCTCAGCGCCGCACTGGGTTTTCCACAATCAGATTCCCACTGCTTCCCGAGGCGACCCTGGTGGAAGGCGCACCTCTGCAGGAAGATGACCAGCACGCGGGGCAGGCTCCGCAGGCAGAGTGTCTGCACAGTCA includes the following:
- the LOC142423853 gene encoding uncharacterized protein LOC142423853 isoform X6, with the translated sequence MCPGAPREEPELWAGQPLPALPIPGKGNQAASAGLEGWTMQEDRSNGDSDSEASCGMTIQPTGRTIEGLNYEAQWLLFLGHMGCYGFCAFHQYHEKKGDAGSQKKRSGEHQGAAREKKTGQKGQGKGHHKIRDQHPGYTGLINQGATCYLNSILQCFLFTQELRDAVRRCEDQGESSLITQLCRPEALQEAQGPVTTTAITRCLGLRDAVHHQEDALFFHMLLTRMSAQKRELGQVPHGLLPLLELPSGPQDKAVEGLVQEECFIGDNQYFCDQCDRKEDSCSDKAVEVLVQEECFTGDNQYFCEQCDRREDSCSKRGKNSLSGSQEGSSGEDQKTARQKTWEEDDVKGHHNARAQHPGYTGLINQGATCYLNSILQCLFFTQELRDAVRRCEDQGESSLITQLRRLFEALQEDQGPVSTTAITRCLGLRDVHRQEDALMFFQMLLTRMTTERRELRQLFQMTLEQVTQCQGCETKTGLEETRLFLVVPVPQGTSGTSCSLDKAVEGLFQEEWFTGDNQYFCEQCDHKEDSCSTLCLRSLPRVLVIFLQRCAFYQGRLRKQWDPVAVPDTLSLPFQDKKSYDLFAVCHHFGDVTGGHYVADIKPSEDHRWYRFSDHSVELTTHPAESRTAYMLMYHQKDCRVLPQSLGPLPNELDPHEALNAVPECEPGTLGEPLWENVNFF
- the LOC142423853 gene encoding uncharacterized protein LOC142423853 isoform X2, with translation MCPGAPREEPELWAGQPLPALPIPGKGNQAASAGLEGWTMQEDRSNGDSDSEASCGMTIQPTGRTIEGLNYEAQWLLFLGHMGCYGFCAFHQYHEKKGDAGSQKKRSGEHQGAAREKKTGQKGQGKGHHKIRDQHPGYTGLINQGATCYLNSILQCFLFTQELRDAVRRCEDQGESSLITQLCRPEALQEAQGPVTTTAITRCLGLRDVHHQEDALFFHMLLTRMSAQKRELGQRFQMTLEQVTQCQHYETKTGLEGARLFLRVPAPQGPVGTPCSLVPHGLLPLLELPSGPQDKAVEGLVQEECFIGDNQYFCDQCDRKEDSCSDKAVEVLVQEECFTGDNQYFCEQCDRREDSCSKRGKNSLSGSQEGSSGEDQKTARQKTWEEDDVKGHHNARAQHPGYTGLINQGATCYLNSILQCLFFTQELRDAVRRCEDQGESSLITQLRRLFEALQEDQGPVSTTAITRCLGLRDVHRQEDALMFFQMLLTRMTTERRELRQLFQMTLEQVTQCQGCETKTGLEETRLFLVVPVPQGTSGTSCSLDKAVEGLFQEEWFTGDNQYFCEQCDHKEDSCSTLCLRSLPRVLVIFLQRCAFYQGRLRKQWDPVAVPDTLSLPFQDKKSYDLFAVCHHFGDVTGGHYVADIKPSEDHRWYRFSDHSVELTTHPAESRTAYMLMYHQKDCRVLPQSLGPLPNELDPHEALNAVPECEPGTLGEPLWENVNFF
- the LOC142423853 gene encoding uncharacterized protein LOC142423853 isoform X4 yields the protein MCPGAPREEPELWAGQPLPALPIPGKGNQAASAGLEGWTMQEDRSNGDSDSEASCGMTIQPTGRTIEGLNYEAQWLLFLGHMGCYGFCAFHQYHEKKGDAGSQKKRSGEHQGAAREKKTGQKGQGKGHHKIRDQHPGYTGLINQGATCYLNSILQCFLFTQELRDAVRRCEDQGESSLITQLCRPEALQEAQGPVTTTAITRCLGLRDAVHHQEDALFFHMLLTRMSAQKRELGQRFQMTLEQVTQCQHYETKTGLEGARLFLRVPAPQGPVGTPCSLVPHGLLPLLELPSGPQDKAVEGLVQEECFIGDNQYFCDQCDRKEDSCSDKAVEVLVQEECFTGDNQYFCEQCDRREDSCSKRGKNSLSGSQEGSSGEDQKTARQKTWEEDDVKGHHNARAQHPGYTGLINQGATCYLNSILQCLFFTQELRDAVRRCEDQGESSLITQLRRLFEALQEDQGPVSTTAITRCLGLRDVHRQEDALMFFQMLLTRMTTERRELRQLFQMTLEQVTQCQGCETKTGLEETRLFLVVPVPQGTSGTSCSLDKAVEGLFQEEWFTGDNQYFCEQCDHKEDSCSTLCLRSLPRVLVIFLQRCAFYQGRLRKQWDPVAVPDTLSLPFQDKKSYDLFAVCHHFGDVTGGHYVADIKPSEDHRWYRFSDHSVENRIYADVPPEGLPCLATVTGSTSQ
- the LOC142423853 gene encoding uncharacterized protein LOC142423853 isoform X7, translating into MCPGAPREEPELWAGQPLPALPIPGKGNQAASAGLEGWTMQEDRSNGDSDSEASCGMTIQPTGRTIEGLNYEAQWLLFLGHMGCYGFCAFHQYHEKKGDAGSQKKRSGEHQGAAREKKTGQKGQGKGHHKIRDQHPGYTGLINQGATCYLNSILQCFLFTQELRDAVRRCEDQGESSLITQLCRPEALQEAQGPVTTTAITRCLGLRDVHHQEDALFFHMLLTRMSAQKRELGQVPHGLLPLLELPSGPQDKAVEGLVQEECFIGDNQYFCDQCDRKEDSCSDKAVEVLVQEECFTGDNQYFCEQCDRREDSCSKRGKNSLSGSQEGSSGEDQKTARQKTWEEDDVKGHHNARAQHPGYTGLINQGATCYLNSILQCLFFTQELRDAVRRCEDQGESSLITQLRRLFEALQEDQGPVSTTAITRCLGLRDVHRQEDALMFFQMLLTRMTTERRELRQLFQMTLEQVTQCQGCETKTGLEETRLFLVVPVPQGTSGTSCSLDKAVEGLFQEEWFTGDNQYFCEQCDHKEDSCSTLCLRSLPRVLVIFLQRCAFYQGRLRKQWDPVAVPDTLSLPFQDKKSYDLFAVCHHFGDVTGGHYVADIKPSEDHRWYRFSDHSVELTTHPAESRTAYMLMYHQKDCRVLPQSLGPLPNELDPHEALNAVPECEPGTLGEPLWENVNFF
- the LOC142423853 gene encoding uncharacterized protein LOC142423853 isoform X3; translation: MCPGAPREEPELWAGQPLPALPIPGKGNQAASAGLEGWTMQEDRSNGDSDSEASCGMTIQPTGRTIEGLNYEAQWLLFLGHMGCYGFCAFHQYHEKKGDAGSQKKRSGEHQGAAREKKTGQKGQGKGHHKIRDQHPGYTGLINQGATCYLNSILQCFLFTQELRDAVRRCEDQGESSLITQLCRPEALQEAQGPVTTTAITRCLGLRDAVHHQEDALFFHMLLTRMSAQKRELGQRFQMTLEQVTQCQHYETKTGLEGARLFLRVPAPQGPVGTPCSLVPHGLLPLLELPSGPQDKAVEGLVQEECFIGDNQYFCDQCDRKEDSCSKRGKNSLSGSQEGSSGEDQKTARQKTWEEDDVKGHHNARAQHPGYTGLINQGATCYLNSILQCLFFTQELRDAVRRCEDQGESSLITQLRRLFEALQEDQGPVSTTAITRCLGLRDVHRQEDALMFFQMLLTRMTTERRELRQLFQMTLEQVTQCQGCETKTGLEETRLFLVVPVPQGTSGTSCSLDKAVEGLFQEEWFTGDNQYFCEQCDHKEDSCSTLCLRSLPRVLVIFLQRCAFYQGRLRKQWDPVAVPDTLSLPFQDKKSYDLFAVCHHFGDVTGGHYVADIKPSEDHRWYRFSDHSVELTTHPAESRTAYMLMYHQKDCRVLPQSLGPLPNELDPHEALNAVPECEPGTLGEPLWENVNFF
- the LOC142423853 gene encoding uncharacterized protein LOC142423853 isoform X1, with product MCPGAPREEPELWAGQPLPALPIPGKGNQAASAGLEGWTMQEDRSNGDSDSEASCGMTIQPTGRTIEGLNYEAQWLLFLGHMGCYGFCAFHQYHEKKGDAGSQKKRSGEHQGAAREKKTGQKGQGKGHHKIRDQHPGYTGLINQGATCYLNSILQCFLFTQELRDAVRRCEDQGESSLITQLCRPEALQEAQGPVTTTAITRCLGLRDAVHHQEDALFFHMLLTRMSAQKRELGQRFQMTLEQVTQCQHYETKTGLEGARLFLRVPAPQGPVGTPCSLVPHGLLPLLELPSGPQDKAVEGLVQEECFIGDNQYFCDQCDRKEDSCSDKAVEVLVQEECFTGDNQYFCEQCDRREDSCSKRGKNSLSGSQEGSSGEDQKTARQKTWEEDDVKGHHNARAQHPGYTGLINQGATCYLNSILQCLFFTQELRDAVRRCEDQGESSLITQLRRLFEALQEDQGPVSTTAITRCLGLRDVHRQEDALMFFQMLLTRMTTERRELRQLFQMTLEQVTQCQGCETKTGLEETRLFLVVPVPQGTSGTSCSLDKAVEGLFQEEWFTGDNQYFCEQCDHKEDSCSTLCLRSLPRVLVIFLQRCAFYQGRLRKQWDPVAVPDTLSLPFQDKKSYDLFAVCHHFGDVTGGHYVADIKPSEDHRWYRFSDHSVELTTHPAESRTAYMLMYHQKDCRVLPQSLGPLPNELDPHEALNAVPECEPGTLGEPLWENVNFF
- the LOC142423853 gene encoding uncharacterized protein LOC142423853 isoform X5, encoding MCPGAPREEPELWAGQPLPALPIPGKGNQAASAGLEGWTMQEDRSNGDSDSEASCGMTIQPTGRTIEGLNYEAQWLLFLGHMGCYGFCAFHQYHEKKGDAGSQKKRSGEHQGAAREKKTGQKGQGKGHHKIRDQHPGYTGLINQGATCYLNSILQCFLFTQELRDAVRRCEDQGESSLITQLCRPEALQEAQGPVTTTAITRCLGLRDAVHHQEDALFFHMLLTRMSAQKRELGQRFQMTLEQVTQCQHYETKTGLEGARLFLRVPAPQGPVGTPCSLVPHGLLPLLELPSGPQDKAVEGLVQEECFIGDNQYFCDQCDRKEDSCSDKAVEVLVQEECFTGDNQYFCEQCDRREDSCSKRGKNSLSGSQEGSSGEDQKTARQKTWEEDDVKGHHNARAQHPGYTGLINQGATCYLNSILQCLFFTQELRDAVRRCEDQGESSLITQLRRLFEALQEDQGPVSTTAITRCLGLRDVHRQEDALMFFQMLLTRMTTERRELRQLFQMTLEQVTQCQGCETKTGLEETRLFLVVPVPQGTSGTSCSLDKAVEGLFQEEWFTGDNQYFCEQCDHKEDSCSDKKSYDLFAVCHHFGDVTGGHYVADIKPSEDHRWYRFSDHSVELTTHPAESRTAYMLMYHQKDCRVLPQSLGPLPNELDPHEALNAVPECEPGTLGEPLWENVNFF